From Eriocheir sinensis breed Jianghai 21 chromosome 16, ASM2467909v1, whole genome shotgun sequence, a single genomic window includes:
- the LOC126999175 gene encoding uncharacterized protein LOC126999175 yields MRSFTSVCKGVSVEVTLNNELFATLMAFMRSFASVCKGVSVEVTHLFELLATPMTFMRSFNSVCNGVSVKVTVITELFATNMAFMRSFTSVCKGVYVEGTLNFELFATLKAFMRSFTSVFKGVYVEGTLSTELFATLMAFMRSFTSVCKGVCVEGTFNIELFATHMAFMRSFTSVCKGVCVEVTLLSELFATLMAFMRFFTSVYKGVCVEFTLLDELFTTLMTLMRSFTSVYKGVCVEVTLFNELFATLMAFMRSFTSVCKGVCVKGTLKNELFATHMAFMRSFTSVCKGVCVEVTLLTELSATLTAFMRSSSRVCGCTW; encoded by the exons atgaggtctttcaccagtgtgtgtaagggtgtgtctgttgaggtgactcttaacaatgaactttttgccacactcatggcatttaTGAGATCCTtcgccagtgtgtgtaagggtgtgtctgttgaggtgactCATCTTTTTGAACTTCTTGCCACACCCAtgacattcatgaggtctttcaacAGTGTGTGTAATGGTGTGTCTGTTAAGGTTACTGTTatcactgaactttttgccacaaacatggcattcatgaggtctttcaccagtgtgtgtaagggtgtgtatgtTGAGGGAACTCTTAACtttgaactttttgccacactcaaggcattcatgag gtctttcaccagtgtgtttaAGGGTGTGTATGTTGAGGGCACTCTTagcactgaactttttgccacactcatggcattcatgaggtctttcacaagtgtgtgtaagggtgtgtgtgttgagggcactTTTAAtattgaactttttgccacacacATGGCAtttatgaggtctttcaccagtgtgtgtaagggtgtgtgtgttgaggtgactcttctgagtgaactttttgccacactcatggcattcatgaggtttttcaccagtgtgtataagggtgtgtgtgttgagttcaCACTTCTGGATGAACTTTTTACCACACTCATGACactcatgaggtctttcaccagtgtgtataagggtgtgtgtgttgaggtgactctttttaatgaactttttgccacactcatggcattcatgag gtctttcaccagtgtgtgtaagggtgtgtgtgttaagggcaCTCTTAAaaatgaactttttgccacacacATGGCATTTATGAGGTCTTTCACtagtgtgtgtaaaggtgtgtgtgttgaggtgactcttcttaCTGAACTTTCTGCCACACTCacagcattcatgaggtcttcctccagagtgtgtgggtgtacttGGTGA